A section of the Acipenser ruthenus chromosome 39, fAciRut3.2 maternal haplotype, whole genome shotgun sequence genome encodes:
- the LOC117397086 gene encoding stabilizer of axonemal microtubules 1-like isoform X1: MDFPEFNCICELCDCGRHKHHKNCLKRNTTVQIGSESKQCHLTHYQSTFTLPHNARLRSSKRPLRTPLHCNPPAMQFQTTQRREFIPRLLAERTQPAFKKEQYRPPQEPLQGQTVYSLDFPAKQPEALVMRRPKSTMQRAGGAAAKISSTTTARESYQGRRGGPQLRFGELPAIVGSLLYPDQKEEMRTTTQREFIKKAGAKPELIRAVQCNLKIEGERDMKTTHQTVFQPLPLEKALAVPRPRLSEREAALRGAHMESVTKYRSDYPAHHSLPERRELVRPPADNLAINHSLRGDFKTVQRETFPGWDTSKYKRPDPAHFKEELSDREREAHFQGDTVTKLAYQPIQCLGLCSLLQLAYQPIQCLVLCSLLQLAYQPIQCLVLCFLLQLAYQPIPLNTLQLEPIKRPATVLKPHDARFEDTTANRVFFQDWGVQPRVRYGDPYDGSCIRPLGRFETETTNRSTFYQKAAEMVTNCKPEHKPIEAVGEHDFTTVHQETYRPLNLPVCRLQAYLLQQQQMKENTPPAVPS; the protein is encoded by the exons ATGGACTTTCCAGAGTTTAACTGCATCTGTGAACTCTGTGACTGTGG TCGACACAAACACCACAAGAACTGCCTGAAGAGGAACACCACAGTGCAGATAGGCTCTGAGAGCAAGCAGTGCCACCTGACTCACTACCAATCCACCTTCACCCTCCCCCACA ATGCACGTCTTCGAAGCAGCAAGCGCCCCCTGCGGACCCCCCTGCACTGCAACCCCCCCGCCATGCAGTTCCAAACCACCCAGCGCAGAGAGTTCATCCCACGTCTGCTCGCAGAGAGGACCCAGCCCGCTTtcaag AAGGAGCAGTACCGGCCCCCACAGGAGCCCCTTCAAGGCCAGACCGTCTACAGCCTGGACTTCCCTGCCAAGCAGCCCGAGGCGCTGGTGATGCGGCGGCCCAAGAGCACGATGCAGAGAGCTGGAGGAGCCGCTGCAAAGATCAGCAGCACCACCACTGCCCGGGAGAGCTACCAGGGGCGCAGGGGGGGACCCCAGCTCCGATtcggggagctgccagccatcgTAG GCTCCCTGCTCTACCCTGACCAGAAGGAGGAGATGCGCACGACCACACAGAGAGAGTTCATCAAGAAAGCTGGAGCCAAACCTGAGCTCATCAGAGCTGTGCAGTGCAACCTCAAGATTGAAG GGGAGAGAGACATGAAGACCACCCATCAGACTGTGTTCCAGCCCCTGCCCCTGGAGAAGGCCCTGGCAGTGCCCAGACCCAGGCTGTCCGAGAGGGAGGCAGCGCTGAGGGGCGCTCACATGGAGTCTGTCACCAAGTACCGCTCTGACTATCCTGCGCACCACTCCCTCCCCGAGCGGAGAGAGCTTGTCCGCCCCCCTGCAGACAACCTGGCCATCAACCACAGCCTGCG TGGAGATTTCAAGACGGTGCAGAGGGAGACATTCCCAGGCTGGGACACCTCAAAATACAAGAGGCCAGACCCCGCCCACTTCAAGGAGGAGCTCTCCGATAGGGAGAGGGAGGCTCACTTCCAAGGAGACACCGTCACCAAG CTTGCATACCAGCCCATTCAATGTCTTGGCTTGTGTTCTCTCTTGCAGCTTGCATACCAGCCCATTCAATGTCTTGTCTTGTGTTCTCTCTTGCAGCTTGCATACCAGCCCATTCAATGTCTTGTCTTGTGTTTTCTCTTGCAGCTTGCATACCAGCCCATTCCTCTGAACACTCTGCAGCTGGAGCCCATCAAGCGGCCTGCGACGGTGCTGAAGCCTCACGATGCCAGGTTCGAGGACACCACAGCCAACAGGGTGTTCTTCCAGGACTGGGGGGTCCAGCCCAGGGTGCGCTACGGAGATCCATACGACGGGAGCTGCATCCGGCCCCTG GGGAGGTTTGAAACCGAGACCACAAACAGGAGCACATTCTACCAGAAGGCGGCAGAGATGGTGACCAACTGCAAACCAGAGCACAAGCCCATCGAGGCTGTGGGAGAGCAcgacttcaccactgtgcaccaGGAGACCTACAG GCCTCTCAATCTCCCAGTGTGTCGGCTCCAGGCATACCTTTTGCAGCAACAGCAGATGAAGGAAAATACGCCCCCTGCTGTGCCCTCTTAA
- the LOC117397129 gene encoding uncharacterized protein LOC117397129 isoform X2, whose product MASSRAEKNWSELQESLNRVRQQRGVVPRTEWDSLLSSGTNLQPPVSASQRGQRQVRSTPYLPSLTAGDGWDQTPTDFHRSKRTPEQPLSAGTASERGGRVMEDLTARPSVFPVQRGVMKGLETLEPRQPLLQIVNTRELETEAKAPATLSNRHRDCAAALYFTENKRFAWDCVNSFIADVLSDELIPDLLIEVFSRDSVQSSPVKFPSTDSVKKQRQSNAGCVQEHTSRLPSMLFGELLQEVMLDVSAEVLRSSVKGFVDSHLTKAAIYDSMSEIVTETVQELIPGLVREVQAGLAVDSVLEEELLPEVVSEEARTVVLSVLGEHDSEISRLQLAQVSRYAARRLMDSFLMDHLVALVENHGQSFVQKEQSRKLLDSWIVNTLFHQYHSVQRQRDATLENVLLRHHHQKVFTDVALDVILGELAASVDEDVEDLLEHERQMEGEGFAG is encoded by the exons ATGGCATCGAGCAGAGCGGAAAAGAACTGGTCTGAACTCCAGGAAAG TTTAAACCGTGTTCGTCAGCAGAGGGGGGTGGTGCCCAGGACAGAATGGGACAGTCTGCTCTCCAGCGGCACCAACCTCCAGCCCCCTGTCTCTGCCAGTCAGCGCGGACAACGGCAGGTGCGCTCCACTCCCTACCTGCCCAG TCTGACTGCTGGAGACGGGTGGGATCAGACTCCGACAGACTTCCACAGAAGCAAGAGAACGCCGGAGCAACCGCTGTCAGCAGGGACCGCATCGGAGAG AGGGGGGAGAGTCATGGAAGACCTCACCGCCAGACCCAGTGTATTTCCAGTGCAAAGAGGAGTCATGAAGGGGCTGGAAACCCTGGAACCCAGGCAGCCTCTGCTGCAG ATAGTGAACACAAGGGAGTTAGAGACAGAAGCAAAGGCACCAGCAACACTTTCAAACAGACACAGG GACTGTGCTGCTGCCCTCTACTTCACGGAAAACAAGCGGTTTGCCTGGGACTGTGTGAATTCCTTTATAGCGGACGTCCTGTCTGACGAGCTCATCCCAGACCTGCTCATTGAGGTGTTCTCCAGGGACTCTGTGCAG AGCTCTCCGGTGAAGTTCCCGAGCACAGACTCTGTCAAGAAGCAAAGACAGTCAAA CGCGGGGTGTGTGCAGGAACACACTTCACGCCTTCCCAGCATGCTGTTCGGGGAGCTCCTGCAGGAAGTGATGCTGGACGTGTCTGCCGAGGTCCTCAGGAGTTCCGTCAAGGGTTTCGTTGACAGTCACCTGACCAAGGCAGCCATCTACGACAGCATGTCTGAGATTGTGACTGAGACAGTGCAGGAGCTGATCCCAGGACTG GTGCGGGAGGTGCAGGCGGGGCTGGCAGTGGACAGCGTGCtggaggaggagctgctgccgGAGGTGGTCAGTGAGGAGGCCAGGACTGTCGTTCTCTCTGTGCTGGGGGAGCACGACTCGGAGATCTCCAGACTGCAGCTCGCTCAG gtCAGCCGCTACGCTGCCCGGAGGCTGATGGACTCGTTCCTGATGGATCACCTGGTGGCGCTGGTGGAGAACCACGGCCAGAGCTTCGTGCAAAAGGAACAATCACGGAAGCTTTTAGACA GCTGGATTGTGAACACCCTCTTTCACCAGTACCACAGTGTCCAGAGGCAGAGAGACGCCACTCTGGAGAACGTGCTTCTCAGGCACCACCATCAGAAAGTTTTCACTGACGTG GCCCTGGATGTGATCCTGGGGGAGCTGGCTGCGTCGGTGGATGAGGACGTGGAAGATCTGCTGGAGCACGAGAGGCAGATGGAAGGAGAGGGATTTGCAGGCTGA
- the LOC117397129 gene encoding uncharacterized protein LOC117397129 isoform X1 — protein sequence MASSRAEKNWSELQESLNRVRQQRGVVPRTEWDSLLSSGTNLQPPVSASQRGQRQVRSTPYLPSLTAGDGWDQTPTDFHRSKRTPEQPLSAGTASERGGRVMEDLTARPSVFPVQRGVMKGLETLEPRQPLLQIVNTRELETEAKAPATLSNRHRDCAAALYFTENKRFAWDCVNSFIADVLSDELIPDLLIEVFSRDSVQQSSPVKFPSTDSVKKQRQSNAGCVQEHTSRLPSMLFGELLQEVMLDVSAEVLRSSVKGFVDSHLTKAAIYDSMSEIVTETVQELIPGLVREVQAGLAVDSVLEEELLPEVVSEEARTVVLSVLGEHDSEISRLQLAQVSRYAARRLMDSFLMDHLVALVENHGQSFVQKEQSRKLLDSWIVNTLFHQYHSVQRQRDATLENVLLRHHHQKVFTDVALDVILGELAASVDEDVEDLLEHERQMEGEGFAG from the exons ATGGCATCGAGCAGAGCGGAAAAGAACTGGTCTGAACTCCAGGAAAG TTTAAACCGTGTTCGTCAGCAGAGGGGGGTGGTGCCCAGGACAGAATGGGACAGTCTGCTCTCCAGCGGCACCAACCTCCAGCCCCCTGTCTCTGCCAGTCAGCGCGGACAACGGCAGGTGCGCTCCACTCCCTACCTGCCCAG TCTGACTGCTGGAGACGGGTGGGATCAGACTCCGACAGACTTCCACAGAAGCAAGAGAACGCCGGAGCAACCGCTGTCAGCAGGGACCGCATCGGAGAG AGGGGGGAGAGTCATGGAAGACCTCACCGCCAGACCCAGTGTATTTCCAGTGCAAAGAGGAGTCATGAAGGGGCTGGAAACCCTGGAACCCAGGCAGCCTCTGCTGCAG ATAGTGAACACAAGGGAGTTAGAGACAGAAGCAAAGGCACCAGCAACACTTTCAAACAGACACAGG GACTGTGCTGCTGCCCTCTACTTCACGGAAAACAAGCGGTTTGCCTGGGACTGTGTGAATTCCTTTATAGCGGACGTCCTGTCTGACGAGCTCATCCCAGACCTGCTCATTGAGGTGTTCTCCAGGGACTCTGTGCAG CAGAGCTCTCCGGTGAAGTTCCCGAGCACAGACTCTGTCAAGAAGCAAAGACAGTCAAA CGCGGGGTGTGTGCAGGAACACACTTCACGCCTTCCCAGCATGCTGTTCGGGGAGCTCCTGCAGGAAGTGATGCTGGACGTGTCTGCCGAGGTCCTCAGGAGTTCCGTCAAGGGTTTCGTTGACAGTCACCTGACCAAGGCAGCCATCTACGACAGCATGTCTGAGATTGTGACTGAGACAGTGCAGGAGCTGATCCCAGGACTG GTGCGGGAGGTGCAGGCGGGGCTGGCAGTGGACAGCGTGCtggaggaggagctgctgccgGAGGTGGTCAGTGAGGAGGCCAGGACTGTCGTTCTCTCTGTGCTGGGGGAGCACGACTCGGAGATCTCCAGACTGCAGCTCGCTCAG gtCAGCCGCTACGCTGCCCGGAGGCTGATGGACTCGTTCCTGATGGATCACCTGGTGGCGCTGGTGGAGAACCACGGCCAGAGCTTCGTGCAAAAGGAACAATCACGGAAGCTTTTAGACA GCTGGATTGTGAACACCCTCTTTCACCAGTACCACAGTGTCCAGAGGCAGAGAGACGCCACTCTGGAGAACGTGCTTCTCAGGCACCACCATCAGAAAGTTTTCACTGACGTG GCCCTGGATGTGATCCTGGGGGAGCTGGCTGCGTCGGTGGATGAGGACGTGGAAGATCTGCTGGAGCACGAGAGGCAGATGGAAGGAGAGGGATTTGCAGGCTGA
- the LOC117397086 gene encoding uncharacterized protein LOC117397086 isoform X3: MQFQTTQRREFIPRLLAERTQPAFKKEQYRPPQEPLQGQTVYSLDFPAKQPEALVMRRPKSTMQRAGGAAAKISSTTTARESYQGRRGGPQLRFGELPAIVGSLLYPDQKEEMRTTTQREFIKKAGAKPELIRAVQCNLKIEGERDMKTTHQTVFQPLPLEKALAVPRPRLSEREAALRGAHMESVTKYRSDYPAHHSLPERRELVRPPADNLAINHSLRGDFKTVQRETFPGWDTSKYKRPDPAHFKEELSDREREAHFQGDTVTKLAYQPIQCLGLCSLLQLAYQPIQCLVLCSLLQLAYQPIQCLVLCFLLQLAYQPIPLNTLQLEPIKRPATVLKPHDARFEDTTANRVFFQDWGVQPRVRYGDPYDGSCIRPLGRFETETTNRSTFYQKAAEMVTNCKPEHKPIEAVGEHDFTTVHQETYRPLNLPVCRLQAYLLQQQQMKENTPPAVPS, encoded by the exons ATGCAGTTCCAAACCACCCAGCGCAGAGAGTTCATCCCACGTCTGCTCGCAGAGAGGACCCAGCCCGCTTtcaag AAGGAGCAGTACCGGCCCCCACAGGAGCCCCTTCAAGGCCAGACCGTCTACAGCCTGGACTTCCCTGCCAAGCAGCCCGAGGCGCTGGTGATGCGGCGGCCCAAGAGCACGATGCAGAGAGCTGGAGGAGCCGCTGCAAAGATCAGCAGCACCACCACTGCCCGGGAGAGCTACCAGGGGCGCAGGGGGGGACCCCAGCTCCGATtcggggagctgccagccatcgTAG GCTCCCTGCTCTACCCTGACCAGAAGGAGGAGATGCGCACGACCACACAGAGAGAGTTCATCAAGAAAGCTGGAGCCAAACCTGAGCTCATCAGAGCTGTGCAGTGCAACCTCAAGATTGAAG GGGAGAGAGACATGAAGACCACCCATCAGACTGTGTTCCAGCCCCTGCCCCTGGAGAAGGCCCTGGCAGTGCCCAGACCCAGGCTGTCCGAGAGGGAGGCAGCGCTGAGGGGCGCTCACATGGAGTCTGTCACCAAGTACCGCTCTGACTATCCTGCGCACCACTCCCTCCCCGAGCGGAGAGAGCTTGTCCGCCCCCCTGCAGACAACCTGGCCATCAACCACAGCCTGCG TGGAGATTTCAAGACGGTGCAGAGGGAGACATTCCCAGGCTGGGACACCTCAAAATACAAGAGGCCAGACCCCGCCCACTTCAAGGAGGAGCTCTCCGATAGGGAGAGGGAGGCTCACTTCCAAGGAGACACCGTCACCAAG CTTGCATACCAGCCCATTCAATGTCTTGGCTTGTGTTCTCTCTTGCAGCTTGCATACCAGCCCATTCAATGTCTTGTCTTGTGTTCTCTCTTGCAGCTTGCATACCAGCCCATTCAATGTCTTGTCTTGTGTTTTCTCTTGCAGCTTGCATACCAGCCCATTCCTCTGAACACTCTGCAGCTGGAGCCCATCAAGCGGCCTGCGACGGTGCTGAAGCCTCACGATGCCAGGTTCGAGGACACCACAGCCAACAGGGTGTTCTTCCAGGACTGGGGGGTCCAGCCCAGGGTGCGCTACGGAGATCCATACGACGGGAGCTGCATCCGGCCCCTG GGGAGGTTTGAAACCGAGACCACAAACAGGAGCACATTCTACCAGAAGGCGGCAGAGATGGTGACCAACTGCAAACCAGAGCACAAGCCCATCGAGGCTGTGGGAGAGCAcgacttcaccactgtgcaccaGGAGACCTACAG GCCTCTCAATCTCCCAGTGTGTCGGCTCCAGGCATACCTTTTGCAGCAACAGCAGATGAAGGAAAATACGCCCCCTGCTGTGCCCTCTTAA
- the LOC117397086 gene encoding stabilizer of axonemal microtubules 1-like isoform X2, protein MDFPEFNCICELCDCGRHKHHKNCLKRNTTVQIGSESKQCHLTHYQSTFTLPHNARLRSSKRPLRTPLHCNPPAMQFQTTQRREFIPRLLAERTQPAFKKEQYRPPQEPLQGQTVYSLDFPAKQPEALVMRRPKSTMQRAGGAAAKISSTTTARESYQGRRGGPQLRFGELPAIVGSLLYPDQKEEMRTTTQREFIKKAGAKPELIRAVQCNLKIEGERDMKTTHQTVFQPLPLEKALAVPRPRLSEREAALRGAHMESVTKYRSDYPAHHSLPERRELVRPPADNLAINHSLRGDFKTVQRETFPGWDTSKYKRPDPAHFKEELSDREREAHFQGDTVTKLAYQPIPLNTLQLEPIKRPATVLKPHDARFEDTTANRVFFQDWGVQPRVRYGDPYDGSCIRPLGRFETETTNRSTFYQKAAEMVTNCKPEHKPIEAVGEHDFTTVHQETYRPLNLPVCRLQAYLLQQQQMKENTPPAVPS, encoded by the exons ATGGACTTTCCAGAGTTTAACTGCATCTGTGAACTCTGTGACTGTGG TCGACACAAACACCACAAGAACTGCCTGAAGAGGAACACCACAGTGCAGATAGGCTCTGAGAGCAAGCAGTGCCACCTGACTCACTACCAATCCACCTTCACCCTCCCCCACA ATGCACGTCTTCGAAGCAGCAAGCGCCCCCTGCGGACCCCCCTGCACTGCAACCCCCCCGCCATGCAGTTCCAAACCACCCAGCGCAGAGAGTTCATCCCACGTCTGCTCGCAGAGAGGACCCAGCCCGCTTtcaag AAGGAGCAGTACCGGCCCCCACAGGAGCCCCTTCAAGGCCAGACCGTCTACAGCCTGGACTTCCCTGCCAAGCAGCCCGAGGCGCTGGTGATGCGGCGGCCCAAGAGCACGATGCAGAGAGCTGGAGGAGCCGCTGCAAAGATCAGCAGCACCACCACTGCCCGGGAGAGCTACCAGGGGCGCAGGGGGGGACCCCAGCTCCGATtcggggagctgccagccatcgTAG GCTCCCTGCTCTACCCTGACCAGAAGGAGGAGATGCGCACGACCACACAGAGAGAGTTCATCAAGAAAGCTGGAGCCAAACCTGAGCTCATCAGAGCTGTGCAGTGCAACCTCAAGATTGAAG GGGAGAGAGACATGAAGACCACCCATCAGACTGTGTTCCAGCCCCTGCCCCTGGAGAAGGCCCTGGCAGTGCCCAGACCCAGGCTGTCCGAGAGGGAGGCAGCGCTGAGGGGCGCTCACATGGAGTCTGTCACCAAGTACCGCTCTGACTATCCTGCGCACCACTCCCTCCCCGAGCGGAGAGAGCTTGTCCGCCCCCCTGCAGACAACCTGGCCATCAACCACAGCCTGCG TGGAGATTTCAAGACGGTGCAGAGGGAGACATTCCCAGGCTGGGACACCTCAAAATACAAGAGGCCAGACCCCGCCCACTTCAAGGAGGAGCTCTCCGATAGGGAGAGGGAGGCTCACTTCCAAGGAGACACCGTCACCAAG CTTGCATACCAGCCCATTCCTCTGAACACTCTGCAGCTGGAGCCCATCAAGCGGCCTGCGACGGTGCTGAAGCCTCACGATGCCAGGTTCGAGGACACCACAGCCAACAGGGTGTTCTTCCAGGACTGGGGGGTCCAGCCCAGGGTGCGCTACGGAGATCCATACGACGGGAGCTGCATCCGGCCCCTG GGGAGGTTTGAAACCGAGACCACAAACAGGAGCACATTCTACCAGAAGGCGGCAGAGATGGTGACCAACTGCAAACCAGAGCACAAGCCCATCGAGGCTGTGGGAGAGCAcgacttcaccactgtgcaccaGGAGACCTACAG GCCTCTCAATCTCCCAGTGTGTCGGCTCCAGGCATACCTTTTGCAGCAACAGCAGATGAAGGAAAATACGCCCCCTGCTGTGCCCTCTTAA
- the LOC117397085 gene encoding BUD13 homolog, with amino-acid sequence MAASSQVGATATLSKADYLKRYLSGDGESKKTREKKLKKKRPKPSGKGMRIVDDDVDWKQFMQSEEKDKPDEEEEEAPVVAEVIDERPDEVKRLEEFTNSNKWKTVGDRNEDSQDSDHSHVSHLTASSGAASQKRTEDVSRRGLDLSPARKGRHDSPDLSPARKGRHDSPDLSPARKGRHDSPDLSPARKGQQDSPDLSAPRRKPASAAEKSRGRRDSPSASPTRRRRHDSSDLSPPRNSRHDSDSDLSPPRKKQSGIRDASPRRRKHKAAPSTQQRHDSDSDVSPPRQKARRSDSDLSPPRRRPQQGGRQGSDSDLSPPRRRPQQGGRRGSDSDLSPPRRNARPSSDMSPPCRGNGVQGANQMLSGGAAGLVSVEVLRKEHEENRKRERQNKPLEDASRNAQTVFRDKSGKKRDIELERIEKQKAAGEKAEKDEKYAQWGKGLVQGDMQQRNVEDAVLEAQKPLARHIDDEDLDKLLREQERDGDPMAGLLRKKKEKEGQKKGVKERPKYKGPPPPPNRFNIMPGYRWDGVNRSNGFEKQRYSRMADKKAVQEVAYKWSVEDM; translated from the exons ATGGCCGCCTCCAGTCAAGTAGGGGCGACGGCGACTCTTTCCAAAGCAGACTACCTGAAACGCTATCTCTCTGGAGATGGGGAGTCCAAAAAAACAAGAGAGAAGAAACTCAAGAAAAAGAGACCGAAACCGAGCGGCAAAGG GATGAGAATAGTCGATGACGACGTGGACTGGAAACAGTTCATGCAGAGCGAGGAGAAAGACAAGCCAgatgaagaggaggaagaagctCCTGTG GTGGCCGAAGTTATTGACGAGCGACCAGATGAGGTGAAGAGGCTGGAGGAGTTCACAAACAGTAATAAATGGAAGACGGTGGGAG atcGAAATGAAGATTCTCAAGATTCCGATCATTCCCACGTTTCGCATTTAACAGCAAG CTCAGGTGCTGCCTCTCAAAAGAGAACAGAAGACGTGTCCAGGAGAGGACTTGACCTCTCACCTGCCAGGAAAGGCCGGCACGATTCTCCTGACCTCTCGCCTGCCAGGAAAGGCCGACACGATTCTCCTGACCTCTCGCCTGCCAGGAAAGGCCGACACGATTCTCCTGACCTCTCACCTGCCAGGAAAGGCCAGCAAGATTCCCCTGACCTCTCAGCCCCAAGACGGAAACCTGCCTCGGCTGCAGAGAAGTCTCGTGGGCGTCGCGATTCTCCGTCCGCTTCTCCCACACGCAGGAGGCGACACGACTCCTCGGATCTTTCCCCTCCCAGGAACAGCCGGCATGATTCCGACTCCGATCTCTCCCCGCCTCGCAAGAAGCAGAGCGGAATAAGGG ATGCCTCCCCTCGCAGAAGGAAACACAAAGCAGCTCCTTCAACACAGCAGCGCCACGACTCCGATTCAGACGTCTCCCCTCCTAGACAGAAAGCTCGGCGCTCCGACTCTGACCTGTCACCGCCAAGGCGACGCCCccagcagggagggaggcagggctCCGACTCTGACCTGTCACCACCAAGGCGACGCCCCCAGCAGGGAGGGAGGCGGGGCTCCGACTCTGACCTGTCACCACCCAGACGAAATGCTCGCCCATCCTCGGACATGTCTCCCCCATGCAGAGGAAACGGAGTCCAAGGA GCTAATCAGATGCTGTCTGGAGGGGCAGCGGGTCTTGTCTCAGTGGAGGTCCTGAGGAAGGAGCACGAGGAGAATCGGAAACGCGAGAGGCAGAACAAGCCCCTGGAAG ATGCATCCCGGAATGCTCAGACAGTTTTCCGAGACAAGTCTGGGAAGAAGCGGGATATCGAGCTGGAGCGGATTGAAAAGCAGAAGGCGGCGGGCGAGAAAGCAGAGAAGGATGAGAAATACGCGCAGTGGGGGAAAGG GCTGGTGCAGGGGGATATGCAGCAGCGCAACGTGGAGGACGCCGTGCTGGAGGCACAGAAGCCGCTGGCGAGACACATAGACGATGAGGACCTGGACAAGCTGCTGAGAGAGCAGGAGAGGGACGGGGACCCCATGGCAGGGCTGCTCCGCAAGAAGAAGGAGAAAGAAGGGCAGAAGAAAGGCGTCAAAG AGAGACCAAAGTATAAGGGACCACCGCCTCCTCCAAACAGGTTTAACATCATGCCTGGATACCGCTGGGATGGAGTCAACAG GTCTAATGGTTTTGAGAAGCAGAGGTACAGCAGAATGGCAGATAAGAAAGCCGTGCAGGAAGTGGCCTACAAGTGGAGTGTGGAGGATATGTAA